A genomic window from Indioceanicola profundi includes:
- a CDS encoding aldo/keto reductase: MIYRKLGPTGIEVSALALGCMTYGAPEQGNHPWTLPEEQSRPLIRQAVELGINFFDTANVYSLGSSEEIVGRALKEFARRDEIVVATKVHGRMRPGPNGAGLSRKAIFTEIDNSLRRLGMDHVDLYQIHRWDPSTPIEETMEALHDVVKAGKAVHIGASSMFAWQFAKAQHVAERHGWTQFVTMQNHLNLLYREEEREMLPLCADQGVGILPWSPLARGRLTRAWSEETERTRTDAFGRKLYSQTMDADRAVVERVGEVAAARGVPRAQVALAWLLQKPGVTAPIIGASKPGHLEDAVAALCLTLTAEEMARLEEPYVPHPVAGF; the protein is encoded by the coding sequence ATGATCTACAGGAAACTTGGCCCCACCGGCATCGAGGTATCCGCCCTTGCCCTGGGCTGCATGACCTATGGCGCGCCGGAGCAGGGCAACCACCCATGGACCCTGCCGGAGGAGCAGAGCCGGCCGCTGATCCGCCAGGCCGTCGAGCTGGGCATCAATTTCTTTGACACCGCGAATGTTTATTCCTTGGGCAGCTCCGAAGAGATCGTCGGCCGCGCCCTGAAGGAGTTCGCTCGGCGGGACGAGATCGTGGTGGCGACCAAGGTCCATGGCCGGATGCGCCCCGGCCCGAACGGCGCCGGTCTGTCGCGCAAGGCGATCTTCACGGAGATCGACAACAGTCTACGTCGGTTGGGCATGGATCATGTGGACCTGTACCAGATCCATCGCTGGGACCCGTCCACGCCCATCGAGGAGACCATGGAGGCGCTGCACGATGTGGTAAAGGCCGGAAAGGCGGTGCATATTGGCGCCTCCTCCATGTTCGCCTGGCAGTTCGCCAAAGCCCAGCATGTTGCGGAGCGGCACGGCTGGACCCAGTTCGTGACCATGCAGAACCATCTGAACCTGCTTTACCGTGAGGAGGAGCGGGAGATGCTGCCGCTCTGCGCCGACCAGGGCGTCGGAATCCTGCCCTGGAGCCCCCTCGCCCGCGGGCGGTTGACCCGCGCCTGGAGCGAGGAGACGGAGCGGACGCGCACGGACGCGTTCGGTCGCAAGCTTTACAGCCAGACCATGGACGCCGACCGGGCGGTGGTGGAGCGCGTCGGGGAGGTGGCTGCCGCACGGGGTGTGCCGCGGGCGCAGGTGGCTCTTGCCTGGCTGCTCCAGAAGCCGGGAGTGACCGCCCCGATTATCGGGGCATCCAAGCCGGGTCACCTGGAGGATGCGGTCGCCGCCCTGTGCTTGACCCTGACGGCTGAGGAGATGGCCCGGCTCGAGGAACCCTATGTTCCCCACCCGGTGGCCGGTTTCTAG